Proteins from one Romboutsia sp. CE17 genomic window:
- the lgt gene encoding prolipoprotein diacylglyceryl transferase, translated as MDRVAFTIFGIDVMWYGILMATGMILGTLLALREAKRVGISEDDVLNLAIFAIPSGVIGARLYYVIFNWGYYSQNPSQILNFRGGGMAIHGALIGGILAGLIYTRIKNINFLKMADIALIGMPLAQAIGRWGNYINGEAHGGPTDLPWGIIVDGVKVHPTFLYESIWDFGIFIFLWIFRKNKKYEGQIAIYYIILYSLGRFFIEGLRTDSLMIGPLRMAQVISLVGVIGGIIAHIYLSKKNNKKEESK; from the coding sequence ATGGATAGAGTAGCCTTTACCATATTTGGTATAGATGTAATGTGGTATGGAATATTAATGGCCACAGGGATGATTTTAGGAACTTTATTAGCACTAAGAGAAGCGAAAAGAGTTGGAATAAGCGAAGATGATGTTTTAAATTTAGCTATATTTGCTATTCCATCTGGAGTTATAGGAGCAAGACTTTATTATGTTATTTTTAATTGGGGATACTATTCTCAAAACCCTTCACAAATTCTAAACTTTAGAGGTGGAGGAATGGCAATTCATGGTGCTTTAATAGGTGGTATATTAGCAGGTCTTATATACACAAGAATTAAGAATATTAATTTCCTTAAAATGGCAGATATTGCTTTAATAGGTATGCCTCTAGCACAAGCTATAGGAAGATGGGGAAATTACATAAATGGTGAAGCTCATGGTGGGCCAACGGATTTACCATGGGGAATAATAGTTGATGGAGTTAAGGTTCATCCAACATTCCTATATGAATCTATATGGGATTTTGGAATATTTATATTCTTATGGATATTTAGAAAAAATAAGAAATATGAAGGTCAGATTGCCATTTACTATATAATACTTTACTCACTAGGTAGATTCTTTATAGAAGGGCTTAGAACAGATAGTTTAATGATTGGACCACTTAGAATGGCTCAAGTAATAAGCTTAGTTGGAGTAATAGGTGGAATAATAGCACATATTTATTTATCAAAGAAAAATAATAAAAAAGAAGAATCAAAATAA
- a CDS encoding tyrosine-protein phosphatase, with protein sequence MIDMHCHILPGVDDGAKDLYEAIEMAKIAEEDGIKKIINTSHFHPEFKFIMGSELIEKVDNFNKILKENNIDIEVLLGNEIYYTDGILEEIEDLNFYTINKSKYLLIEFSPMNVPKNLPDIVYELKIKGYTPILAHVERYKSIIDNPNIIYDCIKEGAIIQVNASSVLGKHGKDIKKTTDILLDNNMVHIIASDAHGSERRRPQLKEAYKYIKNKYSKEVANNIFKNNQSLIIENKDIIIPIASKYEEKRGFFSKLFKK encoded by the coding sequence ATGATAGATATGCATTGTCATATACTTCCAGGCGTAGATGATGGAGCTAAAGATTTATATGAAGCTATTGAAATGGCAAAGATAGCAGAAGAAGATGGTATTAAAAAGATTATAAATACGTCTCATTTTCATCCAGAATTTAAATTTATAATGGGTTCAGAGTTAATAGAAAAAGTGGACAACTTTAACAAAATATTAAAAGAAAATAATATAGATATAGAAGTGTTATTAGGAAATGAAATTTACTACACTGATGGTATTTTAGAGGAGATCGAGGATTTGAACTTCTATACAATTAATAAAAGTAAATATTTATTAATTGAGTTTTCTCCAATGAATGTTCCTAAAAACTTACCAGATATAGTTTATGAGTTAAAAATAAAAGGTTACACTCCAATTTTAGCTCATGTAGAAAGATATAAAAGCATTATAGATAATCCTAATATAATCTATGATTGTATAAAAGAAGGAGCTATAATTCAAGTAAATGCTTCCAGTGTATTAGGAAAACACGGAAAAGATATAAAGAAGACTACAGACATATTATTAGATAATAATATGGTACATATAATTGCAAGTGATGCACATGGTAGTGAAAGAAGAAGACCGCAATTAAAAGAAGCTTATAAATATATAAAAAATAAATATTCTAAAGAAGTTGCAAATAATATATTCAAAAATAATCAAAGTTTAATTATAGAAAACAAGGATATAATTATACCTATAGCAAGTAAATATGAAGAAAAAAGAGGATTCTTTAGTAAATTATTTAAAAAATAA
- a CDS encoding sigma-54 interaction domain-containing protein encodes MKKILIISFGEHTGLSIKNQLHSIFNENLYIDNLNSSDDFDNNLDYDLLIFSSEEIKNIFQPKINKSKEYIVLKRVIRHECIDEILKIERGKEVLLVNDTEESCKEVIDQLKNQGVDHIKYYPYYPGIKEYKNLNIAITPGETHLVPREIKNIIDINSRKMDITSLIEVLNKLECIDTYSDIVSSCFYRDMINMSKKYINISQETIRLKDLLTNLLDNQKNGIIYTNDENEVLVLNEEALRLLNIEKKDILSKNIYSVFKELKEDIVNIDNKEILVVKEKIKNNNNHSGNMIILNEVNHIHKIDDELRKKKKSKENQAKYTFEDMIGNCSSVRRNIKLAKKVAKSNSTVLIQGETGTGKEVLAQAIHNESERKDYPFVAINFAAIPENLIESELFGYEDGAFTGAKKGGKIGLFKKAHKGTIFLDEIGDAPLYLQSRLLRVLQEREITPVGSTETIPIDIRIIAATNKELLEEVRLKNFREDLYYRLNVMPMYSIPLRERKEDIRLLLEHYLFKVNKCCDLEEFFTNDSIDLLENYEWPGNIRELVNIVEYVSTIKEDGRRIDIADLPRYIIEKNKDLNKNIEVEKLKESLDEKEFWVLEKIYKYQGIGRRTLSLMSMEEGLNIGEGKMRTIMSKLNNNGYIEINRGLKGTKILEKGINILNNGMKKG; translated from the coding sequence ATGAAAAAAATCTTAATAATATCCTTTGGTGAGCATACAGGGCTTAGCATAAAAAATCAATTACATAGTATTTTTAACGAAAATTTATACATAGATAATTTGAATTCATCAGATGATTTTGATAATAATTTAGACTATGATTTATTAATATTTTCTAGTGAGGAAATTAAGAATATTTTTCAACCTAAAATCAATAAAAGTAAGGAGTATATTGTACTTAAAAGAGTTATAAGACATGAATGCATAGATGAGATTTTAAAGATTGAAAGAGGAAAAGAAGTTCTTCTTGTAAATGATACAGAAGAAAGCTGTAAAGAGGTAATCGATCAATTAAAAAATCAAGGTGTTGATCATATAAAGTATTATCCATATTACCCAGGAATAAAAGAATATAAAAATTTAAATATAGCTATTACTCCAGGAGAAACTCACTTGGTTCCTAGAGAGATAAAAAACATTATTGATATAAATTCTAGAAAGATGGATATAACTAGCTTGATTGAGGTTTTAAATAAGTTAGAATGCATAGATACATATAGTGATATAGTTTCATCTTGTTTTTATAGAGATATGATAAATATGTCAAAAAAATATATAAATATATCTCAAGAGACTATAAGGCTAAAAGACTTATTAACAAATTTACTTGATAACCAAAAAAATGGGATAATATATACTAATGATGAAAATGAAGTATTGGTATTAAATGAAGAGGCTTTAAGATTATTAAACATAGAAAAGAAAGATATATTATCTAAAAATATTTATAGCGTTTTTAAAGAGTTGAAAGAGGATATTGTTAACATTGATAACAAAGAAATTTTAGTTGTAAAAGAAAAGATAAAAAACAATAACAATCATAGTGGTAATATGATTATTCTTAATGAAGTAAATCATATTCATAAGATTGATGATGAATTAAGAAAGAAGAAAAAATCTAAGGAAAATCAAGCTAAATACACATTCGAAGATATGATTGGAAATTGTAGTTCTGTTAGAAGGAATATAAAACTGGCTAAGAAGGTTGCAAAATCAAACTCAACTGTTTTAATTCAAGGAGAAACTGGTACAGGTAAAGAAGTATTAGCTCAAGCAATACATAATGAATCTGAAAGAAAGGATTATCCATTTGTGGCTATTAACTTTGCTGCTATTCCAGAAAATTTAATAGAAAGTGAACTTTTTGGTTATGAAGATGGGGCTTTTACAGGAGCTAAAAAAGGTGGAAAGATAGGTTTGTTTAAAAAAGCTCATAAAGGAACTATATTTTTAGATGAAATTGGAGATGCTCCACTATACCTACAATCAAGATTGTTAAGAGTGCTTCAAGAAAGGGAAATAACCCCAGTTGGTAGTACAGAAACAATTCCAATTGATATTAGAATTATAGCTGCAACTAATAAAGAGCTTTTAGAAGAAGTTAGATTAAAGAACTTTAGAGAAGATTTATATTATAGATTAAATGTAATGCCTATGTACTCAATACCCCTAAGAGAAAGGAAAGAAGATATAAGATTATTATTAGAACATTATTTATTTAAAGTAAATAAATGTTGCGATTTAGAAGAGTTTTTTACTAATGACTCTATTGATCTTCTTGAAAATTATGAATGGCCAGGGAATATAAGAGAGCTTGTAAATATTGTTGAATATGTATCAACTATAAAAGAAGATGGTAGAAGGATAGATATTGCTGATCTTCCAAGGTATATTATTGAAAAAAATAAAGATCTGAATAAGAACATAGAGGTTGAAAAGTTAAAAGAGTCTTTAGATGAAAAAGAATTTTGGGTATTAGAGAAAATTTATAAATATCAAGGAATAGGTAGAAGGACGCTATCTTTAATGTCAATGGAAGAAGGTCTTAATATTGGTGAAGGTAAAATGAGAACTATAATGAGCAAATTAAATAATAATGGATATATAGAAATTAATAGAGGGCTTAAAGGGACAAAAATATTAGAAAAAGGGATAAATATTTTAAATAATGGGATGAAAAAGGGATAG
- the nhaC gene encoding Na+/H+ antiporter NhaC produces the protein MKELQKKKPSLLQALIPIIFMVVALALGYGVLKIKAEPIMIASAFVAGIIALKLGYTWEEMQKAIVDKIASALPATLILWSVGLLIGALMYSGTVPMIIYYGVQMINPKFILVTAFLSSAVLSVVTGTSWGAAGTIGVAMMGIAGGLGVSLPATAGAVVSGAFFGDKLSPLSDTTNLAPMAAGSEIYEHIKHMLYTTIPAALLAMAVYLVVGFNVSGELVTPVSVQAMMDQLESMFNFNIVLILPLVLVILGSVRKWPTIPTMLGTSLITVVLGALVQGFNIVDGFTALISGFDITMTGFTGVPTEEVIKLINRGGVDSVTSTTVLIFCAMGFAGIVSVSGMLDVVLDLLMSKVKSTAGIIISTVASCFTVAFVTGSSYLSILVPGELFKDVYPKKNLHPKNLSRTLEDSGTVLVPLIPWSAAGAYMAATLGVPTLEYLPWAILNYTGIIFAIIYAITGFGIAKLDKDEEKGAEDSKLV, from the coding sequence ATGAAAGAATTACAAAAGAAAAAGCCAAGTTTATTACAAGCACTAATACCGATTATTTTTATGGTAGTAGCATTAGCATTAGGTTATGGAGTTTTAAAAATAAAAGCAGAGCCTATAATGATAGCCTCAGCATTTGTTGCTGGAATTATTGCTCTTAAATTAGGTTATACATGGGAAGAAATGCAAAAAGCTATAGTAGATAAGATAGCAAGCGCACTTCCAGCTACTTTAATTTTATGGAGTGTTGGACTTTTAATTGGAGCTTTAATGTATTCAGGTACAGTTCCAATGATAATTTATTACGGAGTTCAAATGATAAATCCAAAGTTTATATTAGTAACAGCATTTTTATCATCAGCTGTACTTTCAGTAGTTACAGGTACTTCATGGGGAGCAGCTGGGACTATTGGAGTAGCTATGATGGGTATAGCAGGTGGATTAGGAGTTTCTTTACCTGCAACAGCAGGAGCAGTAGTTTCTGGGGCATTCTTTGGAGATAAGCTATCTCCATTATCAGATACAACAAATTTAGCTCCGATGGCTGCAGGAAGTGAGATATATGAACATATAAAACATATGCTTTATACAACAATACCAGCAGCTTTATTAGCTATGGCAGTTTACTTAGTTGTAGGATTTAATGTATCTGGGGAATTAGTAACTCCAGTGTCAGTTCAAGCAATGATGGATCAGTTAGAATCAATGTTTAACTTTAATATAGTACTGATATTACCTTTAGTATTAGTAATTTTAGGATCAGTTAGAAAATGGCCAACTATACCTACTATGTTAGGAACTAGTTTAATTACTGTAGTTTTAGGAGCATTAGTTCAAGGATTCAATATAGTTGATGGATTTACAGCTTTAATATCTGGATTTGATATAACAATGACTGGATTTACAGGAGTTCCTACTGAAGAGGTTATAAAACTTATAAATAGAGGTGGAGTTGATTCGGTAACAAGTACAACTGTACTTATATTCTGTGCTATGGGATTTGCAGGAATAGTAAGTGTTTCTGGAATGCTAGATGTAGTTTTAGATTTATTAATGTCAAAAGTTAAGTCAACAGCAGGTATAATAATATCAACAGTAGCTTCTTGTTTTACAGTTGCATTTGTAACAGGGAGTTCATACTTATCAATACTTGTTCCAGGTGAATTATTTAAAGATGTTTATCCAAAGAAAAACTTACATCCAAAGAATTTATCTAGAACATTAGAAGATTCAGGGACTGTATTAGTTCCATTAATACCATGGTCAGCAGCAGGAGCTTATATGGCTGCTACATTAGGTGTACCAACTCTAGAGTATTTACCATGGGCAATATTAAACTATACAGGTATAATTTTTGCAATAATATATGCTATAACAGGATTTGGTATAGCTAAACTTGATAAAGATGAAGAAAAAGGTGCTGAAGATTCTAAGTTAGTGTAA
- the yfmF gene encoding EF-P 5-aminopentanol modification-associated protein YfmF, whose product MEGIKKVSLGDKINLTLIPGEKFKSNLVSIYIQRLLDKDEATKNALIPEIVTSGSRKYPSAREISNELDNLYGSSMGADVTKRGERQVLSFKIISTNEKYLDEKIFKNVIEFFNEVINNPLVIDGGFKEEFLNIEKENLKDRIQAKINDKGRYALERAFEEMCEGERYSISEYGYEEDIDKITPQELYNHYRDILRTSPIDIVVEGDFDEEEIIKIITENFKFERGNIIDIPRDEFKKDIKEVKYINEKMDITQGKLIMGYRSNVDYLDEEKYYALVVGSNILGGGPDSKLFINVRERESLCYYVYSSVEKYKGILFVSSGIESNNYEKTVDLINAQIDKLKNGDISEQELKNSKSALISSMRTISDSIGGRSDFYFAQAMGKTGSTIDSIIDKLSKVSIEDIVKVVQDINLDTVYFLSN is encoded by the coding sequence ATGGAAGGGATAAAAAAGGTATCTTTAGGCGATAAAATAAACTTAACTTTGATTCCTGGAGAAAAGTTTAAGTCTAATCTTGTAAGTATATACATACAAAGATTATTGGATAAGGATGAAGCAACAAAAAATGCTTTAATACCAGAGATAGTAACTAGTGGTAGTAGAAAATATCCTAGTGCAAGAGAAATATCAAATGAATTAGACAATCTATATGGTTCATCAATGGGAGCTGATGTTACTAAAAGAGGAGAACGTCAAGTTTTAAGCTTTAAAATAATAAGTACAAATGAAAAGTACTTAGATGAAAAAATATTTAAAAATGTTATAGAGTTCTTTAATGAAGTTATAAATAATCCACTAGTAATAGATGGAGGATTTAAAGAGGAGTTTTTAAATATAGAAAAAGAAAACTTAAAAGATAGAATACAAGCTAAGATAAATGATAAAGGAAGATATGCACTTGAAAGAGCATTTGAAGAAATGTGTGAGGGTGAAAGATATAGTATAAGTGAATATGGCTATGAAGAAGATATAGATAAAATAACACCTCAAGAATTATATAATCATTATAGAGATATCCTTAGAACATCTCCTATTGACATAGTAGTTGAAGGAGATTTTGATGAAGAAGAAATAATAAAAATTATAACTGAAAACTTTAAGTTTGAAAGAGGAAATATAATAGATATACCTAGAGATGAATTTAAAAAAGATATCAAAGAAGTAAAATATATAAATGAAAAAATGGATATAACTCAAGGGAAACTTATTATGGGTTATAGAAGTAATGTAGATTATCTAGATGAAGAAAAATACTATGCTTTAGTTGTTGGATCTAATATTTTAGGTGGAGGTCCTGATTCTAAATTATTTATTAATGTAAGAGAAAGAGAAAGTTTATGTTATTATGTTTACTCTTCGGTTGAAAAATACAAGGGAATACTATTTGTATCGTCTGGTATAGAATCAAATAACTATGAAAAAACTGTAGATTTAATTAATGCTCAAATAGATAAGCTAAAAAATGGTGATATAAGTGAACAAGAATTAAAAAATAGTAAAAGTGCACTAATAAGTTCTATGAGAACAATATCAGATAGTATTGGAGGTAGATCTGATTTTTATTTCGCACAAGCTATGGGTAAAACAGGTTCTACAATAGATTCAATAATAGACAAATTAAGTAAGGTAAGTATAGAAGATATAGTAAAAGTTGTTCAAGATATAAACTTAGACACTGTATATTTCTTAAGTAATTAA
- the rsmH gene encoding 16S rRNA (cytosine(1402)-N(4))-methyltransferase RsmH, with protein sequence MEFHHVSVLLDECIENLNIKPDGVYVDCTMGGAGHSKEIVKRLSDKGLFIGFDQDKNAIATAKERLSEYSDRVKFVHSNFENIKEELAKLGIHKIDGVLADLGVSSHQLDEADRGFSYMQDAPLDMRMDVRCSFSAYDVVNTYSEEELAKIIKDYGEDNWAKRIAKFIVEGRTEKNIETTGELVEIIKKAIPKKARIDGPHPAKRTFQAIRIEVNNELGVITKMINDAVSIMNEGGRVCIITFHSLEDRIVKNAFRDLALDCVCPPELPICQCDKEALVKVISRKPILPSKEEVEFNPRSRSAKLRVAERI encoded by the coding sequence ATGGAATTTCATCATGTGTCGGTACTTTTAGATGAGTGCATTGAAAATTTAAATATAAAGCCAGACGGTGTTTATGTTGACTGTACAATGGGTGGAGCTGGTCACTCAAAAGAAATAGTAAAAAGATTATCTGATAAAGGACTTTTTATAGGATTTGATCAAGATAAAAATGCTATAGCAACAGCAAAAGAAAGATTAAGCGAATACTCAGATAGAGTTAAATTCGTTCACAGTAACTTTGAAAATATAAAAGAAGAATTAGCTAAATTAGGTATTCATAAAATCGATGGAGTATTAGCTGACTTAGGAGTTTCATCACATCAATTAGATGAAGCTGATAGAGGATTTTCTTATATGCAAGATGCTCCATTAGATATGAGAATGGATGTTAGATGTAGTTTTTCAGCTTATGATGTTGTTAATACTTACAGTGAAGAAGAACTTGCTAAAATTATAAAAGATTATGGTGAAGATAACTGGGCTAAGAGAATAGCTAAGTTTATAGTTGAAGGTAGAACTGAAAAAAATATAGAAACTACTGGAGAATTAGTTGAAATAATAAAAAAAGCTATACCTAAAAAAGCAAGAATAGATGGACCACATCCAGCAAAAAGAACTTTCCAAGCTATAAGAATAGAAGTAAATAATGAGCTTGGAGTAATCACAAAAATGATAAATGATGCAGTTTCTATAATGAATGAAGGAGGAAGGGTTTGTATAATAACATTCCATTCTTTAGAAGATAGAATAGTTAAGAATGCATTTAGAGATTTAGCATTAGATTGTGTATGTCCGCCAGAGCTTCCAATTTGTCAGTGTGATAAAGAAGCTTTAGTTAAGGTAATAAGCAGAAAACCAATATTACCAAGTAAAGAAGAAGTAGAGTTTAATCCTAGAAGTAGAAGTGCAAAACTAAGAGTTGCAGAAAGAATATAG
- the iadA gene encoding beta-aspartyl-peptidase, with protein sequence MILIKNVEIYSPEYKGKKDVFISGGKISLIEDNIDFNNDKIKVIDGSNKKLTPGFIDQHVHITGGGGEGSFKTRAPEITLSKLTKGGITTVVGLLGTDGTTRSVENLVAKAKALKEEGITVFAHTGSYEYPTITITGSIKRDIAFIDEIIGVKLALSDHRAPNVSNIELQRVASDARVAGMLSGKAGIVVLHMGDGKRGLKPVNEILEETEIPMKTIRPTHVNRRKELLIEAFDYAKRGGKIDLTCGMKDDLTPGKCIKMAEDINVPKENITISSDGYGSWSKYDEAGNLIKMGVSSVSSLHEEFKNMVEELGFSIEEALSYITSNVAKGLEVYPRKGCISEGSDADILLLDENLNIDTVIANGNLMIEDKEILVYGSYEHI encoded by the coding sequence ATGATATTAATAAAAAATGTAGAGATATATTCACCTGAGTATAAAGGAAAAAAAGATGTATTTATAAGTGGTGGAAAAATATCTTTGATAGAAGATAATATAGATTTTAATAATGATAAAATAAAAGTAATAGATGGAAGTAATAAAAAACTTACTCCAGGATTCATAGATCAACACGTTCATATAACTGGAGGTGGAGGAGAAGGAAGTTTTAAGACTAGAGCTCCAGAAATAACTTTAAGTAAGCTTACAAAAGGTGGGATAACTACTGTAGTAGGGCTTTTAGGAACAGATGGAACAACTAGAAGTGTAGAAAACTTAGTGGCAAAGGCAAAAGCTTTAAAAGAAGAAGGAATAACAGTATTTGCTCACACTGGTTCATATGAGTATCCAACAATAACTATAACAGGATCAATAAAAAGAGATATAGCATTTATAGATGAAATAATAGGGGTCAAGCTAGCCCTATCTGATCATAGAGCTCCAAATGTGAGCAATATAGAACTACAAAGAGTTGCTTCTGATGCAAGAGTAGCTGGTATGTTAAGTGGAAAAGCAGGAATAGTAGTTCTTCATATGGGAGATGGGAAAAGAGGTCTTAAGCCAGTTAATGAAATACTAGAAGAAACAGAAATACCTATGAAAACTATAAGACCAACTCATGTAAATAGAAGAAAAGAACTTTTAATTGAAGCATTTGATTATGCTAAGCGTGGAGGAAAAATAGACTTAACTTGTGGTATGAAAGATGATTTAACACCAGGTAAGTGTATAAAAATGGCTGAAGATATAAATGTACCAAAAGAAAATATTACTATAAGCTCTGATGGATATGGTAGTTGGTCAAAATATGATGAAGCTGGAAACTTAATAAAAATGGGGGTATCTAGTGTATCTAGTTTACATGAAGAATTCAAAAATATGGTAGAAGAATTAGGTTTTAGTATAGAAGAAGCTTTATCTTATATAACATCTAATGTTGCTAAAGGTTTAGAAGTTTATCCAAGAAAGGGTTGCATAAGTGAAGGTTCAGATGCAGATATATTATTATTGGATGAAAATTTAAATATAGATACAGTAATAGCAAATGGAAATCTTATGATAGAAGATAAAGAAATTTTAGTATATGGATCTTATGAACATATATAA
- the ychF gene encoding redox-regulated ATPase YchF has product MKLGIVGLPNVGKSTLFNAITQAGAESANYPFCTIEPNVGVVAVPDERLNKLKELYDSKKIVPTAIEFCDIAGLVRGASKGEGLGNKFLSHIREVDAIVHVVRCFEDPNVVHVDGSVDPLRDIETINLELIFSDIEILERRIQKSAKAAKADKSIAAEVEFLKEILATLEDNKCVRTMSFTEDQQTFVNSLNLLTSKPVIYATNVSEDDLADEAANNEYVNRVREFAATEGAEVVVVCAQIEAEIAELDTEEEKKEFLETLGLEQSGLDKLIKSSYALLGLVSYLTAGPQEVRAWTIKVGTKAPQAGGKIHSDIERGFIRAETIAFDDLVNVGTMTAAKEKGLVRLEGKEYIVKDGDVILFRFNV; this is encoded by the coding sequence ATGAAATTAGGTATAGTTGGTTTACCAAACGTAGGTAAAAGTACACTGTTTAATGCTATAACTCAAGCAGGTGCAGAATCTGCAAACTACCCTTTCTGTACAATAGAACCAAACGTAGGTGTGGTTGCTGTTCCAGATGAAAGATTAAATAAATTAAAAGAGTTATACGATTCAAAGAAAATAGTTCCAACAGCTATAGAGTTCTGTGATATAGCAGGTCTTGTTAGAGGAGCTTCTAAAGGTGAAGGTCTTGGAAACAAATTCTTATCTCACATAAGAGAGGTTGACGCTATAGTTCACGTTGTTAGATGTTTCGAAGATCCTAACGTTGTTCACGTTGATGGAAGCGTTGATCCTTTAAGAGATATAGAAACTATAAACTTAGAATTAATATTCTCTGATATAGAAATATTAGAAAGAAGAATACAAAAAAGTGCTAAGGCTGCTAAAGCTGATAAGTCAATAGCTGCTGAAGTTGAATTCTTAAAAGAAATATTAGCAACATTAGAAGATAACAAATGTGTTAGAACAATGAGCTTTACTGAAGATCAACAAACATTTGTTAATTCATTAAACTTATTAACTTCTAAGCCTGTAATATACGCTACAAACGTGTCTGAAGATGACTTAGCTGATGAAGCTGCTAACAATGAATATGTAAATAGAGTTAGAGAGTTCGCTGCTACTGAAGGTGCTGAAGTTGTTGTTGTTTGTGCTCAAATAGAAGCTGAAATAGCTGAACTTGATACTGAAGAAGAAAAGAAAGAATTCTTAGAAACATTAGGTCTTGAGCAATCAGGATTAGATAAATTAATAAAATCTTCTTATGCTTTATTAGGTCTTGTATCTTACTTAACAGCAGGTCCTCAAGAAGTTAGAGCTTGGACTATAAAAGTTGGAACTAAGGCTCCTCAAGCAGGAGGAAAAATCCACTCTGATATAGAAAGAGGATTCATAAGAGCAGAAACTATAGCATTTGATGATTTAGTTAACGTTGGTACTATGACTGCTGCTAAAGAAAAAGGATTAGTTAGACTTGAAGGTAAAGAATACATCGTTAAAGATGGAGATGTAATATTATTCAGATTTAACGTATAA
- the yfmH gene encoding EF-P 5-aminopentanol modification-associated protein YfmH — protein sequence MKEINNEILKEKIYYEKLENGLDVYFMPKKGFTKKYAVLATKYGSNELEFIPIGEDKKIKVNEGIAHFLEHKMFEQPNGGNAFDEFSKYGASANAFTNFTMTAYLFSCTENFYECLGHLIDYVQTPYFTDENVEKEKGIIEQEIKMYNDDPDWNVYFNALKAMYVNYPVRIDIAGTVDSIYKINKEELYKCYNTFYNPGNMTLFVVGDLDENQVMDVVKKYNHNDVEKLDHKIEVFYPEEPSHVKEKEVVAKFPISIPMFNIAFKDNNVGISGRELMKKEIVTEILIDMIFRRGTALYEDLYMKGLINENFGSGFSSQVDYGFTIIGGDSKNPKEVQRIILEYIEKYKKEGLDKVAFERTKKKKIGHFLKYFDSVNFIANNFISYNFKGMNLLDYLEVIKEVKFEEIEERLKSHLNEEYCVISIVEPK from the coding sequence ATGAAAGAAATTAATAATGAAATCTTAAAAGAAAAAATATATTATGAAAAGCTAGAAAATGGTTTAGATGTTTACTTTATGCCTAAAAAAGGATTCACTAAGAAGTACGCAGTACTAGCAACTAAATATGGTTCTAATGAGCTAGAGTTTATACCAATAGGAGAAGACAAAAAAATAAAAGTAAATGAAGGAATTGCACATTTTTTAGAACATAAAATGTTTGAGCAACCTAATGGAGGTAATGCATTTGATGAATTTTCTAAGTATGGTGCAAGTGCTAATGCATTTACAAACTTTACTATGACTGCATATTTATTTTCTTGTACAGAAAACTTTTATGAATGTTTAGGTCACTTAATAGACTATGTTCAAACTCCATATTTTACAGATGAAAATGTTGAAAAAGAAAAGGGAATAATAGAACAAGAAATAAAAATGTACAATGATGATCCAGATTGGAATGTTTACTTTAATGCTTTAAAAGCAATGTATGTAAATTATCCAGTTAGGATTGATATAGCAGGTACTGTTGATAGTATATATAAAATAAATAAAGAAGAGCTATACAAGTGCTACAATACTTTCTATAACCCAGGAAATATGACTTTATTTGTTGTAGGAGATTTAGATGAGAACCAGGTTATGGATGTTGTCAAAAAATACAACCATAATGATGTAGAAAAGCTAGATCATAAAATAGAAGTATTTTATCCAGAAGAACCAAGTCACGTAAAAGAAAAAGAAGTAGTAGCTAAGTTCCCTATATCAATACCTATGTTTAATATAGCATTTAAAGATAATAATGTAGGAATTTCTGGAAGAGAGCTTATGAAAAAAGAGATAGTTACTGAAATACTAATAGATATGATTTTTAGAAGAGGAACAGCTCTTTATGAAGATTTATATATGAAAGGGTTAATAAACGAAAACTTTGGCTCAGGATTTTCTTCTCAAGTAGATTATGGATTTACAATTATAGGAGGAGACTCTAAAAATCCAAAAGAAGTGCAGAGAATAATTCTTGAATATATAGAAAAATATAAAAAAGAAGGCTTAGATAAAGTTGCCTTTGAAAGAACAAAGAAAAAGAAAATAGGTCATTTCTTAAAGTACTTTGATTCTGTTAACTTTATAGCTAATAACTTTATTTCTTATAACTTTAAAGGAATGAACTTACTAGATTATTTAGAAGTTATAAAGGAAGTTAAGTTTGAAGAGATAGAAGAAAGACTTAAATCTCATTTAAATGAAGAATATTGTGTTATATCCATTGTAGAACCTAAATAA